The Solirubrobacter pauli sequence GCGGAGATCGTCCGGACCGACCGCCTGCTCGGCCGCCCCGCGACGGCGATCATCGCGCCGCTGAAGGCGCGCGGGACGATCCGCGGCGCGGTCGTCTTCGCGTCGTTCTCCCCCGGCCGCGAATACGGCGCGCAGGACCTCGTCCTGGCAGAGGACCTCGCGCTGCGCGCCGCGCTGGCGATCGACAACGCGCGCCTGTACGAGAACCTCGGTGCGGTCGCCCACTCGCTCCAGCAGGGGCTGCTTCCGGAGCGCCTGCCGACGCTCGCGGGCATGGACCTCGCGGCGCGCTACCGCCCGGCCGGCGACGGCAGCCTGATCGGCGGCGACTTCTACGACGTGCTCCCCCGTCGTGACGGGCTGGACCTCGTGATCGGCGACGTCACCGGCAAGGGCGCGCGCGCCGCCGCGTTGACGGCGCAGGTCCGCCACACGCTGCGCACGGCCGCGCAGTACGAGGACAGCCCGAGCCGCATCCTCGACGTCGTCAACCGCACGCTGCTCGCCGAGCGCGGCGAAGGCGGCGGGCGCTACTGCACGGTCGCGATGGCGCGGATCGAGCTCAACGGCAGCGCGCACGCGACGATCTGCTGCGCCGGGCACCCGATGCCGTTCGTCGTCCGCTCGGGCGGCGACGTGGAGCCGGTCGGCAAGCCGGGATCGGTGCTCGGCTGGGTGCCGGACCCGAAGCTGCTCGACGTCACGTTCGAGCTCGGCCGCCAGGAGTCGCTCGTGCTGTTCACCGACGGTGTGACCGAGGCCCGCACGACGGGCGACCAGTACGGGCTCGCCGGCCTCCAGGAGCTGCTGCGCGCGGCGGCGCGCGAGGACGCGTCGGGCATCGCGACCCGGGTCGACCGGGCCGCGGCGCACGCGGGCGCGCGCCGCGACGACGTGGCCGTGCTCGTCGCACGGCACGTCGGCAACGGCTAGACCCGGAGGAACTTCCGCAGGCTGAGGCCGGAGCCCAGCGCGGAGACCGCGACCGCGGCCACCAGCAGGAGGCCGATCAGCAGCGGGAAGTCGATCGTGTCCGGCGCCGCGATCAGCGCGAAGTCGGCGGCCAGCGGGTCGACGACCGCGATCTTGACGACCGCGAGCAGGATGATCGCGAGCAGGCCGCCGAACAGGCCGACGATCACGCCCTCGAGCACGAACGGCCAGCGGATGAACCAGTCGGTCGCGCCCACGAGCTTCATGACCTCGACCTCGCGCCGGCGGGCGTAGAGGGAGAGGCGGATCGTGTTCGCGATCAGCAGCATCGAGGCGATGCCCAGCAGGCCCGCGAGCAGCGCCATCGTGATCTTCACGACGCCCGTGACGGCGAGGATCTTGTTGGTGTCCTCCTCGCGGTTGCGGACCTCGTCGATCGCCGGGTCGACGACCGTGCGGCCACCGCCGGCGGCCTCGGGCGCCAGGGCGTCCTTGATCTTGGAGATGTCGTCCGGGTTGCGCGGCGTGATCCGGAACGTGTCCGGCAGCGGGTTGGACCCGAGCAGCTCGTACGCCTTCGGGTTGCGCTTGCGCTCGGTCTGGTACGCCTGGTCGCTCGAGATGAACTCGACCTTGCTGATCATCGGCTCGGCCTTCAGCAGCCGGTCGACGCGGGCGACGTCCGCCTGCTTGGCGTCCGTCTTGAGGTAGACGTCGGCGATGACCTTGCCGCGGACCTCGTTCGCGGCGCCGGTCGTGGCCTGCACGACCGGGATGAAGACGCCGAGCACGAGCACCGTGACGAGCACGGTGGCCATGGCGGCGAAGCTGGGGATCGCGTTGCGCTTGAGCGCGCGGAGCGCCTCGCGCAGGAAGAAGACGGGACGCATCTAGCCGAGGGCTCCCCGCATGCGGATGGCGAACTCGCGCGTGTTCTCGTTCGCGGCGTACGCGCCGGCCTGCTCGTCGCGGACGATCTTGCCGTCGGCGAGCTCGATCACGCGGCGGCGCATCTTGTCCACCATCGCCACGTCGTGGGTGGCGACGAGCACGGTCGTGCCGGTCTGGTTGATGCGGTAGAGCAGCTGCATGATCCCGATCGACGTCTCGGGATCGAGGTTGCCGGTCGGCTCGTCCGCGATCAGCAGCGGCGGGTGGTTGACGAACGCGCGCGCGATCGCCACGCGCTGCTGCTCGCCGCCGGAGAGCTGGTCGGGGTAGTTGTGCAGCTTCGTGCTCAGGCCGGTGAGGCGCAGGATGTCCGGCACCTTGTCGCGGATCTCGCGGCGGCCGCCGCCCGTGACCTGCAGCGCGTACGCGACGTTCTCGTACACGGTGCGGTTCGGGAGCAGCTTGTAGTCCTGGAAGATCACGCCGAGGTTGCGCCGGTAGTACGGCACGCGGGGGCGCGGGATCTTCTGCAGGTCGCGACCCGCCACGCGGATCTCGCCGGCGGTCGGCTCGAGCTCCTTGATGAGGAGCTTCATCGCCGTCGACTTGCCGGAGCCGGAATGGCCCACGAGGAAGACGAACTCTCCCGGGAAGATGTCGAAGGAGATCCCGTCCAGAGCGGAGTCGGTCGCGCTGTAGCGCTTCTCCACGCCGCTGAAGGAGATCACCGCGCCGGTGGCGGGCGAGTGCGGAGCAGCAGTTCTATGAGCGCCTTCGCGTGCGCGGCGTCGGCGTAGATGTCGTTCTGTTGCAGCCATGGGGCGTCCTCAGTCGAGGGTACGGCGGGGTGTTCGCGGAGAACGCAAGGTTCCCTGCAACGCCTCTTGAGTAGGCTGATCTGCCATGGCGCGCATCGAGTCCTCCTCCCTGCCGAACGGCCTGCCGCTGCACCGGGTGGAGCTCCCCACACGGTCGACGACGATCCTCGTCGCCTTTGACGCGGGCGCGCGCACGGAGCGCCCCGAGGAGAACGGCATGGCCCACTTCTTGGAGCATCTGGTCTTCAAGGGCGGGCAGAAGTACGACGACTACCGCAAGGTCAACCAGACCGCGGAGACGATGGGCGCCGTGCTGAACGCGTACACGTCGCACGACCTCGTGGCCTTCCACATCACGTGCCGCGCGGAGGTCGCCGCCGAGGCGATCGACCTGCTGACGGACTTCGTGGGCCGCCCGAAGATCGACGCCGAGGAGCTCGACCGCGAGCGCGGCGTCGTCATCCAGGAGATCGCGCGCTCCAACGACCAGCCGTCGGTCATCGCCGAGCACCTGATCGACCGCGCGGCGTTCGGCGACCACCCGCTCGGCCGCCCGGTGCTGGGGCCGGAGGAGCACCTGCGCGACACGTTCACGCGTGACGGCATCCTCGCCTTCCGCCGCCGCCAGTGGGTGGGCTCGCGCGGTGGCGCCTTCATCGTCGGCAACGTCGACCACCTGCCCGAGGACAACGAGCTGGCCGAGCTGTTCGGCCGCTTCCCGTCGATCTCGGCCAACGGCGGCTCCGAGCCGGCGCCGCCGTTCGCGCCGACGACGCTGGTCGAGCAGCGCGAGTCCGCCCAGTCGCACCTGCGGATGTCCTACCGGCCGTCGATCGACCCGCGCGCGCCCGCCGAACGCGCCGCGCTGGCCGTGTACTCGACGCTCCTGGGCGGCTCGATGGGCTCGCGCCTGTTCGACGAGATCCGCGAGCAGCGCGGGCTCGCCTACTCCGTGTACGCGCTGGACCACTCGTTCGCGGACGTGCCGATCCTGCAGCTGTCCGCCGGCCTCGAGTCGGGCAAGTGCGTCGAGGCCTTTACGCGCATGCGCGAGATCGTCGACGAGCTGCGCACCGAAGGGCCGTCGGAGGAAGAGGTCGAGCGGGCGCGGGCGTACGCCGCCGGCCGGCGCGTGCTGGCCTTCGAGAACACGAACGCGGTCGCGCGCCACGCGGCGCAGCAGACGGTCGTCTTCGGCCAGGACATCGATCCCGACAAGGCGATCGAGGCCCTGGACGCGGTCACCTACGAGCAGGTCGTCGAGGTCGGTCGCGGCATCTCCGAGCAGCTCTCGGTCGCCTGCGTCGGCCCTCACGATCAGGCCGAGTTCTCATAGAGACCCTTGCCGTTGGTGGTTGCGTCGTCCACAATGGGTTGTGGGTGACCAGCTTCGACGAGCTCAACCACCGCGAGCTCGAGCGCTACGTGCGCCGGGTCTCGGACCGGTGGCCCCTTGACCGCGCGCTGCTCGGCGGCGCGCGGGTCGCGGACATGCGCGGAGCCGGCCCGCAGCGCGAGCGCGGTCCCGAGTACGTGATCGTGCTCGTGTCCGAGCACTTCGACGGCGTCCCGTGGCTG is a genomic window containing:
- a CDS encoding PP2C family protein-serine/threonine phosphatase codes for the protein MAGLDLSDTGFLLTDPRRDDHPIVYVNDPFLEMTGYAADEVLGRNCRFLQGEGTDPAAIDELRRAIADERPTTVEVLNYRKDGSPFWNQVYITPVRDGDGHVVHFIGLQIDVTARRAAVLQQRRSSFLADAGPLLDASLDPDSTLDSLTRMSVPFLGDVCIVEEIRHDEVRRLAATGTDRSAMREARPDDPVVRAVRSGRAEIVRTDRLLGRPATAIIAPLKARGTIRGAVVFASFSPGREYGAQDLVLAEDLALRAALAIDNARLYENLGAVAHSLQQGLLPERLPTLAGMDLAARYRPAGDGSLIGGDFYDVLPRRDGLDLVIGDVTGKGARAAALTAQVRHTLRTAAQYEDSPSRILDVVNRTLLAERGEGGGRYCTVAMARIELNGSAHATICCAGHPMPFVVRSGGDVEPVGKPGSVLGWVPDPKLLDVTFELGRQESLVLFTDGVTEARTTGDQYGLAGLQELLRAAAREDASGIATRVDRAAAHAGARRDDVAVLVARHVGNG
- a CDS encoding cell division protein FtsX codes for the protein MRPVFFLREALRALKRNAIPSFAAMATVLVTVLVLGVFIPVVQATTGAANEVRGKVIADVYLKTDAKQADVARVDRLLKAEPMISKVEFISSDQAYQTERKRNPKAYELLGSNPLPDTFRITPRNPDDISKIKDALAPEAAGGGRTVVDPAIDEVRNREEDTNKILAVTGVVKITMALLAGLLGIASMLLIANTIRLSLYARRREVEVMKLVGATDWFIRWPFVLEGVIVGLFGGLLAIILLAVVKIAVVDPLAADFALIAAPDTIDFPLLIGLLLVAAVAVSALGSGLSLRKFLRV
- the ftsE gene encoding cell division ATP-binding protein FtsE → MAATERHLRRRRAREGAHRTAAPHSPATGAVISFSGVEKRYSATDSALDGISFDIFPGEFVFLVGHSGSGKSTAMKLLIKELEPTAGEIRVAGRDLQKIPRPRVPYYRRNLGVIFQDYKLLPNRTVYENVAYALQVTGGGRREIRDKVPDILRLTGLSTKLHNYPDQLSGGEQQRVAIARAFVNHPPLLIADEPTGNLDPETSIGIMQLLYRINQTGTTVLVATHDVAMVDKMRRRVIELADGKIVRDEQAGAYAANENTREFAIRMRGALG
- a CDS encoding M16 family metallopeptidase; translation: MARIESSSLPNGLPLHRVELPTRSTTILVAFDAGARTERPEENGMAHFLEHLVFKGGQKYDDYRKVNQTAETMGAVLNAYTSHDLVAFHITCRAEVAAEAIDLLTDFVGRPKIDAEELDRERGVVIQEIARSNDQPSVIAEHLIDRAAFGDHPLGRPVLGPEEHLRDTFTRDGILAFRRRQWVGSRGGAFIVGNVDHLPEDNELAELFGRFPSISANGGSEPAPPFAPTTLVEQRESAQSHLRMSYRPSIDPRAPAERAALAVYSTLLGGSMGSRLFDEIREQRGLAYSVYALDHSFADVPILQLSAGLESGKCVEAFTRMREIVDELRTEGPSEEEVERARAYAAGRRVLAFENTNAVARHAAQQTVVFGQDIDPDKAIEALDAVTYEQVVEVGRGISEQLSVACVGPHDQAEFS